CAAGCGCCGTCTATCTGCGCTTGGCGAGGGTGGCTTGGTAAAAGAGCGTGCCGGATTTGAGGTGCGTGACGTTCACCCAACTCACTACGGCAGAATTTGTCCGGTTGAGACTCCAGAAGGTCAAAATATCGGTCTTATTAACACCCTTTCAACTTATGCAAAAGTAAATGAGCTTGGCTTTGTTGAAGCGCCATATAAAAAGGTTGTTGATGGCAAGGTGACTGATGAGATAGTCTATCTAACAGCGACTCAAGAAGAGGGCAATGTTATCGCTCCAGCATCAACTAAACTTGATGAAAATGGACATATCGTTGAGGATTTGATCGAGGTTAGAAAAGAGGGCGAGATGATGCTTGCTCGTAGAGAAGATGTTACATTAATCGACCTTTGCTCTGGTATGATAGCTGGTGTTGCAGCTTCGCTTATCCCATTCCTTGAGCACGATGACGCCAACCGTGCGCTTATGGGATCAAACATGCAACGTCAAGCAGTCCCACTGCTTCGCTCAACTGCCCCTATCGTTGGAACAGGCATGGAGAGCGTTATCGCAAGAGATGCTTGGGAGAGCGTAAAAGCAAAACGTGGTGGCATAGTTGAAAAGGTTGATAATAAAAATATCTTTATCCTTGGTGAAGATGAAGCTGGCCCATATATCGATCACTACTCTTTAGAGAAAAATTTAAGAACAAACCAAAATACGACATTTTCACAACACCCTATCGTTAAAAAAGGCGATGAGATCGTTGCTAATCAAATCATAGCTGATGGCCCAAGCATGGAAAAAGGCGAACTAGCTATCGGTAAAAACGCGCTAATCGCATTTATGCCTTGGAACGGCTACAACTACGAGGACGCGATCGTTATTAGTGAAAAAATGATACGTGAAGATGCCTTTACAAGCGTTCATATTTATGAAAAAGAGATCGAAGCTCGTGAGCTAAAAGATGGCGTTGAAGAGATAACAAAAGATATACCAAACGTCAAAGAAGAGGAGCTTATGCACCTTGATGAAAGTGGTATTGTTAAAATCGGTACAGAGATCAAGCCTGGTATGATTTTAGTTGGTAAAGTATCGCCAAAAGGCGAGGTTAAGCCAACTCCAGAAGAGAGGCTACTACGCGCTATCTTTGGTGAAAAAGCTGGCCACGTTGTAAATAAATCGCTCTATGCTTCAGCTTCAATGGAAGGCGTCGTTGTTGATGTTAAAATTTTCACCAAAAAAGGCTATGAAAAAGATAGCAGAACAAACAAAGCTTATGAAGAGGAGAAGACACTTTTAGAAAAAGAGCACCACGATAGACTACTTATGCTAGACCGCGAAGAGATGCTAAAAGTTACAGCGCTTCTATCTAAAAACCCACTAGCGAGCGATCAAGAGGTAAATAAAAAAGAGTATAAAAAGGGCTCAAAGATCAACAAAGCTGACTTTGAGAATATCAACAGATTTACCCTAAATGCTATCGTAAAGAGCTTTTCAAAAGATATCCAAAAGAAATATGATGAGCTAAAAAATTACTTCCAAAACGAGAAGAAAAAGCTCAAAGAAGAGCATGACGCTAAGATAGAAATTTTAGAAAAAGATGACATTTTACCAAGTGGCGTTGTAAAACTTGTAAAAGTTTATATAGCTACAAAACGCAAACTAAAAGTTGGTGATAAGATGGCTGGACGTCACGGAAACAAAGGTATCGTTTCAAATATAGTTAGAGAAGTCGATATGCCGTATCTTCCAAGTGGTCAGATCGTTGATATCGTACTAAACCCACTAGGCGTTCCAAGCCGTATGAACATCGGTCAAATTTTAGAGAGCCACCTTGGTCTTGTTGGCTACCGCTTAGGCGAGCAGATCAATGAAATTTTTGAGACTAAAAAAGGCGAGTGGATAAAAGAGCTAAGAGCTAAGATGATAGAGATCGCAAGCGTTGCTAAGCTAATGGACGCTAAAAAAGCTCTTGGTAAGATGAGCGATGAGAAGCTTCTTGAGTATGCAAAAGACTGGAGTAATGGCGTAAGATTTGCAACTCCGATTTTTGAAGGCGTTAAAGCTGACGAATTTGCAAAACTATTTGAAATGGCAAAGATAGATAGCGACGGCAAAACTGAGCTATATGACGGACGCACAGGCTCAAAGATAAGAGAACGCGTTAATGTTGGTTGTATGTATATGCTAAAACTTCACCACTTGGTTGATGAAAAAGTTCACGCAAGAAGTACCGGACCATACAGTCTTGTTACACAACAACCTGTCGGTGGTAAGGCGCTATTTGGTGGTCAAAGGTTTGGTGAGATGGAGGTTTGGGCACTTGAGGCTTATGGCGCTGCTCATACACTAAGAGAGATGCTAACTGTAAAATCAGACGATGTCGAGGGAAGACTTTCTGCTTACAAAGCTTTAACAAGAGGTGAAAACGTTCCTGAGACTGGTATCCCTGAGACGTTCTTTGTTCTAACAAACGAGCTAAAATCACTAGCTCTTGATGTGGAAGTATATGATGAGGATGAGACAAATGAAACTAACTAATTTAAAACCAGTTGAGATAAAAGAAGAGCATAGACCTCGTGATTTTGAAGCTTTTCAACTTCGTTTAGCAAGTCCTGAGAAGATAAAATCTTGGAGTTATGGTGAGGTTAAAAAGCCAGAAACCATCAACTATCGCACGCTAAAACCTGAGCGTGATGGCCTATTTTGTGCCAAAATTTTCGGACCGATCCGCGACTACGAGTGTCTTTGTGGTAAATATAAAAAGATGCGTTATAAGGGCATCAAGTGCGAAAAATGCGGTGTTGAAGTAACAACATCTAAAGTTCGTCGCTCTCGCATGGGTCACATCGAGCTTGTAACTCCAGTGGCCCATATCTGGTATGTAAATTTCTTGCCAAGCCGTATAGGTGCGCTTCTTGGTATTAAGATGAAAGATCTTGAGCGCGTACTTTACTATGAGGCGTATATTGTTGATAATGCTGGCGAGGCTTATTATGACAATGAAAATTCTAAAAAAGTTGAAAAATATGACGTTTTAAACGAAGAGCAATATCAAAGCCTAGCTTCAAGATATGAAGAAACTGGCTTTAGTGCTAGAATGGGTGGCGAGGTCATCTATGATATGTTAGCTGAGCTTGATCTAACTCAAATTTTAAATCAGCTACAAGAAGAGATGGAGGCTACAAATTCTGAGGCCAAGAAAAAAACTATCGTAAAACGTCTAAAGGTTATCGAGAGCTTTTTAAATTCAGGCAACCGCCCAGAGTGGATGATGATAACAAATTTACCAGTTCTTCCGCCTGATCTTAGACCACTTGTTAATCTTGATGGTGGTAAATTTGCTGTTTCGGACGTAAATGATCTATATCGCCGTGTAATAAATAGAAACAGCCGTCTAAAACGCCTGCTTGAGCTTGACGCGCCTGAGATCATTATAAGAAACGAAAAGAGAATGCTTCAAGAGGCTGTTGATGCG
This genomic stretch from Campylobacter concisus harbors:
- the rpoB gene encoding DNA-directed RNA polymerase subunit beta; this encodes MLNSLYSGNRLRVDFSNVVKEIDVPNLLQLQKKSFDNFLNLNNNQTESGIEKVFKSIFPIHDPQNRLTLEYVSSEIGKPKYTIRECIERGLTYSVNLKMKIRLIVHEKDDKTGDKVGVKDIKEQEIFIREIPLMTDRISFIINGVERVVVNQLHRSPGVIFKQEESATVANKLIYTAQIIPDRGSWLHFEYDTKDILYVRINKRRKVPVTILFRALGYKKQDIIKLFYSIQNLTIKNNKFLTLFNPEDYLGRVEYDIKNEEGDVLHQAGKRLTKKKADKLIEDGVKFVEYPIEALIGRYLANPVINTESGEILYDTLSALDENKLAKILAEHESIEIINNSAAGVDDAIINSFIADNDMLKVLKQTEGVDDENDLAAIRIYKVMRPGEPVVKEAAKSFVNDILFNPERYDLTKVGRMKMNHKLSLDVPEYVTLLTSEDIIKTAKYLIKVKNGQGHIDDRDHLGNRRIRSIGELLASELHLGFVKMQKAIRDKFTSLSNNTDEIMPYDLINPKMITATIMEFFTGGQLSQFMDQTNPLSEVTHKRRLSALGEGGLVKERAGFEVRDVHPTHYGRICPVETPEGQNIGLINTLSTYAKVNELGFVEAPYKKVVDGKVTDEIVYLTATQEEGNVIAPASTKLDENGHIVEDLIEVRKEGEMMLARREDVTLIDLCSGMIAGVAASLIPFLEHDDANRALMGSNMQRQAVPLLRSTAPIVGTGMESVIARDAWESVKAKRGGIVEKVDNKNIFILGEDEAGPYIDHYSLEKNLRTNQNTTFSQHPIVKKGDEIVANQIIADGPSMEKGELAIGKNALIAFMPWNGYNYEDAIVISEKMIREDAFTSVHIYEKEIEARELKDGVEEITKDIPNVKEEELMHLDESGIVKIGTEIKPGMILVGKVSPKGEVKPTPEERLLRAIFGEKAGHVVNKSLYASASMEGVVVDVKIFTKKGYEKDSRTNKAYEEEKTLLEKEHHDRLLMLDREEMLKVTALLSKNPLASDQEVNKKEYKKGSKINKADFENINRFTLNAIVKSFSKDIQKKYDELKNYFQNEKKKLKEEHDAKIEILEKDDILPSGVVKLVKVYIATKRKLKVGDKMAGRHGNKGIVSNIVREVDMPYLPSGQIVDIVLNPLGVPSRMNIGQILESHLGLVGYRLGEQINEIFETKKGEWIKELRAKMIEIASVAKLMDAKKALGKMSDEKLLEYAKDWSNGVRFATPIFEGVKADEFAKLFEMAKIDSDGKTELYDGRTGSKIRERVNVGCMYMLKLHHLVDEKVHARSTGPYSLVTQQPVGGKALFGGQRFGEMEVWALEAYGAAHTLREMLTVKSDDVEGRLSAYKALTRGENVPETGIPETFFVLTNELKSLALDVEVYDEDETNETN